Within Streptomyces roseirectus, the genomic segment GGTGTGGGAGTGGGAGAACCCGCCGGAGGACGTCGACGTCTCCCGGGGCGGGCGCCACCGGGTGACGCCGCAGGACATCGAGATGCTGCGGGCGGCGCGGGCGCACTACGAGCAGATGTACCGCAAGGCCGGCGGCGTCGCGACGCGCGCACGGATCGTCGGCTTCCTGAACGCCGAGGCGGCCCCGCTGCTCAGGGGCGGCTACACGGACGAGACGGGCCGTCAACTGCACCGGGCGACCGGCGGGTTGGTGGCGGTCGCCGGGATCTGCGCGTACGACTCGGACGCGCACGGGCTCGCGCAGCGCTACTTCCACCAGGCGCTGCGCCTCGCGAAGGCCAGCGGGGACCGGGGACTTGGCGCGTACGTGATCGCGCTGCTCGTCAACCAGGCCCTGTTCATGCGGGAGTTCAGACAGGCGGTGGCGTTCGCGGAGGCGGCCCTGCGGACGGCCGGCACGGACATCACCCCGGCGCTCTCCTCGGACCTGTACGCGATGCAGGCCAAGGCGTACGCGCACCTCGGCGACAGCACGAGCGCGATCTCCCGCATCCGGCGCGCGGAGTCGGCCGCCGAGCGGATCCGGCGCGGCTACGAACCCGACGAGACGGGGTACGTCCAGCCGGGGCTGGTCAACGTCCAGGTCGCGGAGGCGCTGCTCAGCCTCGGTGACCTCGCGGCCGCCGCCGAGCACGCCGCCGCGGCCGTCGGCACCCCGGCGCACGACCGGGGCCGGGTGCACCGGCTCGCCATGCTCTCCACGATCGAGCTGCGGCAGGGCAACGCGGACAAAGCTGTCGTCACCGCCGTCGAAATGGCCGAGCAGGCGCGGGGGATGGAGTCCCAGCGGCTGCGGGACCGGCTGCGCGAGGTCCGTGAGCACCTGGTGCGCAGCGGCGGCGCCGGGACGGCCGAGGCCGCCGAGCTGATCGCCGGGGCGCTGCGGGTGCCGCTGTAGACACATTCACGTCCGGGACGAATGGGACGCGGCGCGCGGGGAAGTCGCACACGGAGAGAACGCCGCGCGCCCCCTTGGTGCACCCGCTTGTTCCGCTTGCTCTCACCACTGCTCATTCCCTGCTGCGATATTGCCCCTTACCCGACGGAAGGTGGCAGAACCGTGCAGTGGACGAAAAAAAACGAACAGACCGTGTACGCGAACCGGTGGTTCAGCGTGAACCTCGCGGACGTGGAACTGCCGGACGGACGGCACCTGGACCACTTCCTCATCCGGCTGCGCCCGGTCGCGGTCGCGACGGTGGTCAACGAGGCGAACGAGGTGCTGCTGCTGTGGCGGCACCGCTTCATCACGGACAGCTGGGGGTGGGAACTCGCGGCGGGCGTCGTGGAGGACGGGGAGGACGTCGCGTACGCGGCGGCGCGGGAACTGGAGGAGGAGACCGGCTGGCGGCCGGGACCCCTGCACCACCTGATGACCGTGGAGCCGTCCAACGGACTCACCGACGCCCGCCACCACATCTACTGGTCGGACCAGGGGGAGTACGTCGGACACCCTGTCGACGACTTCGAGTCGGACCGCCGGGAGTGGGTCCCGCTCAAGCTCGTCCCCGACATGGTCGCCCGGGGTGAGGTCCCGGCCGCCAACATGGCGGCCGCCCTGCTGCTCCTGCACCACCTCAGGCTCGGCTAACGCCCCATCCGCTCCCAGAGAGTGGCCACCAGGGCGCCGATCGAGGTGACCGCCGCGAGTGAGGGGAGTGGCCAGCGGCGATGCTCCAGATGAACGATCCGGGTGCTCAGCTGGTCCAGTTCCTTGGCGGTCTCCTCGGTGCGATGGTTGAGCAGCGCCAGCCCTCCCTCGACGCGGGCATATGCCACGTCGAGTCGGCGCCGTAACTCTGCGAGTTCTTCGGTCTTCGTGGGATGTGCCGGATCGCCGGTCACCTCTCCGCTCCTTTCCGCGATGATCCGTGATGGTCCGTAGTGGAACGCCATCCCTCGCATGCGCATGACGAGTGAACTCGCCTGGTGGGCGCGTGGGGAGAGTGTGCGGAAGGCATATGCGGGCCCGGCGCGCACACGGTGTGTGAATGCCGCGGGCCCGGCGCTCCGTGGAGTGCCGGGCCCGTTGCCGGTGACGATGGGTAGTCAGCCGTAGGTGTAGAAGCCCGCGCCGGACTTCCGGCCCAGCCGGCCCGCGTCCACCATCCGCTGGAGCAGCGGGGGAGCGGCGTACAGGGGCTCCTTGTACTCCTCGTACATGGAGTGCGCGACCGAGGCGACCGTGTCCAGGCCGATCAG encodes:
- a CDS encoding transcriptional regulator, which encodes MQPNTLLDAILDEAGISHAGLAAHVNEVGRRRGLTLRYEHTAVARWLKGQRPRGQVPDLICEVLAARLHRQVTLDDIGLGVPGGDPGAPHSGTLTNFVERATALWRSDEQQRPHILGAPAVTGTPAVMPVWEWENPPEDVDVSRGGRHRVTPQDIEMLRAARAHYEQMYRKAGGVATRARIVGFLNAEAAPLLRGGYTDETGRQLHRATGGLVAVAGICAYDSDAHGLAQRYFHQALRLAKASGDRGLGAYVIALLVNQALFMREFRQAVAFAEAALRTAGTDITPALSSDLYAMQAKAYAHLGDSTSAISRIRRAESAAERIRRGYEPDETGYVQPGLVNVQVAEALLSLGDLAAAAEHAAAAVGTPAHDRGRVHRLAMLSTIELRQGNADKAVVTAVEMAEQARGMESQRLRDRLREVREHLVRSGGAGTAEAAELIAGALRVPL
- a CDS encoding NUDIX hydrolase codes for the protein MQWTKKNEQTVYANRWFSVNLADVELPDGRHLDHFLIRLRPVAVATVVNEANEVLLLWRHRFITDSWGWELAAGVVEDGEDVAYAAARELEEETGWRPGPLHHLMTVEPSNGLTDARHHIYWSDQGEYVGHPVDDFESDRREWVPLKLVPDMVARGEVPAANMAAALLLLHHLRLG